A region of Solea solea chromosome 7, fSolSol10.1, whole genome shotgun sequence DNA encodes the following proteins:
- the LOC131462281 gene encoding olfactory receptor 52E8-like has translation MMFTNVTRIKDFFIVGFPGLSPDYYIPVSVVLFILYLVIVGGNIFILVFVKCESSLHKPTYLIFCHLAMTDLAFGTATLPKIISKYWFDDSVISFYGCFVQMYFVHFLGAAHSFILMVMALDRSIAVWAPLRYTAVFSNTTVSVLCGVSWILPLSWMVGIVVDALTLPFCNSNMILQCYCDHIAITRLGCENVREVEVVAVAGAMFFLLVPLGFILFSYFIIIVAVIRISNSEGRMKTLSTCTPQLLITFIYYMPRCFVYLANIVGFRFSIPVRIIIVMLYSLLPAAINPIIYCFKTRDIKENLKSRFLVRKINTSSKT, from the coding sequence ATGATGTTCACTAATGTAACCAGGATaaaagatttcttcattgttgGATTTCCCGGGCTTTCACCAGACTACTATATACCCGTGTCAGTCGTGCTTTTCATTCTCTACTTGGTGATAGTGGgaggaaacatttttattttagtgtttgtCAAATGTGAAAGTTCTCTTCACAAACCCACGTATCTGATCTTCTGCCACCTCGCTATGACAGACTTAGCGTTTGGGACCGCGACTCTTCCgaagatcatttcaaaatacTGGTTCGACGACAGCGTCATTTCGTTTTACGGCTGCTTCGTGCAAATGTATTTCGTCCACTTTCTTGGAGCGGCTCATTCGTTCATCCTGATGGTGATGGCGCTCGATCGCTCCATTGCCGTTTGGGCTCCGTTGCGTTACACGGCAGTTTTCAGCAACACCACAGTCTCTGTGCTGTGCGGAGTATCGTGGATTCTGCCATTATCATGGATGGTGGGTATAGTTGTTGATGCTCTGACGTTGCCTTTTTGCAATTCCAATATGATTCTTCAATGCTACTGCGACCACATCGCAATCACACGACTTGGGTGTGAGAATGTGAGAGAAGTTGAGGTTGTTGCGGTCGCTGGGGCCATGTTCTTTCTGTTGGTGCCTCTGGGCTTCATCCTGTTCTCTTACTTTATCATCATTGTGGCTGTTATTCGTATTTCCAACTCCGAGGGTCGTATGAAGACTCTGTCCACCTGCACGCCGCAGCTCCTCATCACCTTCATCTATTACATGCCGAGGTGCTTTGTGTACCTGGCGAACATTGTTGGATTCAGGTTCAGCATTCCGGTTCGCATTATCATTGTCATGCTGTACAGCCTGTTACCTGCCGCCATCAACCCCATAATATACTGTTTCAAAACCAGGGATATCAAGGAAAATCTGAAAAGCAGATTCCTTGTCAGGAAAATTAACACAAGCTCAAAGACGTGA
- the LOC131462918 gene encoding olfactory receptor 52B2-like, translated as MKFTNTTNIKDFMIIGFPGLPPEYNGAVSVLLLLIYLAIVVGNTFILTVILFERTLRKPTYFIFCHLAMTDMTFGTVTLPKIIARYWWNDMTTSIGACFTQMYFVHALGAIVSLILLIMALDRFVAIWLPFRYPVWVTNKTVCIVCVLSCLATFIRMTGIVLHASSLPYCDLNVIIHCYCDHLSITRLGCGENVIYVKTVALANAMVVLLFPLAFIIISYFSIIVAALKMSQAERSNKVISTCAPQIFITCLYYVPRCFVYLSSHLGFQFSTDARIIITMMYSLIPPVVNPLIYCLKTKDIKKVLTERFQRRKVAAAQRHVQKNNVK; from the coding sequence ATGAAATTCACAAACACGACAAATATAAAAGACTTCATGATCATTGGATTCCCTGGACTTCCACCTGAGTACAATGGAGCGGTgtctgttctcctcctcctcatttatCTGGCCATTGTGGTGggaaacactttcattttaacCGTGATTCTGTTCGAGCGGACTCTTCGCAAACCGACATATTTCATCTTCTGCCACCTGGCAATGACAGACATGACTTTTGGCACCGTGACGCTTCCAAAAATCATTGCCAGATACTGGTGGAATGACATGACAACATCAATCGGAGCCTGCTTTACACAAATGTACTTCGTCCACGCTTTGGGAGCAATCGTTTCGTTAATTTTGTTGATTATGGCCTTGGATCGTTTTGTTGCCATATGGCTTCCTTTCCGATATCCTGTTTGGGTCACGAACAAAACAGTTTGCATTGTTTGTGTCTTGTCCTGCCTTGCAACATTTATACGTATGACGGGGATCGTGCTCCACGCCTCGTCTTTACCTTACTGTGACCTCAATGTCATTATACATTGTTACTGTGATCATTTATCGATAACTCGGCTGGGATGTGGGGAAAATGTTATATATGTTAAAACGGTCGCTCTTGCCAATGCCATGGTCGTGTTGCTGTTTCCTttagcttttattattatatcgTACTTTTCTATTATCGTAGCTGCTTTGAAAATGTCTCAAGCTGAGCGGTCGAACAAAGTCATCTCCACATGTGCTCCTCAGATTTTCATCACCTGCCTTTATTATGTGCCAAGGTGTTTTGTTTATCTCTCCAGCCATTTGGGCTTCCAGTTCAGCACTGATGCTCGTATTATTATCACAATGATGTACAGCCTCATACCTCCCGTAGTTAATCCACTCATCTATTGTCTCAAGacaaaagacattaaaaaggTTTTGACAGAGAGGTTCCAAAGAAGAAAAGTGGCAGCTGCACAAAGACATgtccaaaaaaacaatgtaaaataa